One Magnetococcales bacterium DNA segment encodes these proteins:
- a CDS encoding protein kinase, translating into MDIGTKIDGGRYVVCRPFGRWALGDVFLAEETGTERLVVMRSLPEIFLSAETEFSQQFEKTIAEIQKVSAHPGIMPSLGHILDAQRNQRFLLSLYIDGETLAAFRSQRPNGLLSPDDALEMARKIAIVLNHAHLEGVCHRNLNPGNVIILPGGEVRLVNFGLSYALRSLAWSRGVDFDQTVLQEQVPYASPEQYVVKSAGMGQGRDTLLFAEHGGARFLGQTPDSGGDIYALAVMFYEMVSGRPPFSDADRLALSAARWRNEGPIPQALPMLSDEQNMILERALHWDPRQRLASAMAFIHALTPSPAETTTEVTPVAAGEPEPGTPALLDRHGDVASSAIPEREEEATSEQVETFPGNDQENRGASARSVPLTHEAAWYQGLASPDDQDRQMDAERSFSSAAAMEQPQRSYLWLWVVLAILIVAGVFGFLWWESGEEDSGVGLPDSTTSAGTGQLPSPEEAQRADSSTSTGTEQLASPSSFLQQAAITKDAVISMPDLSNSLESGNVQPVAAIPAVVSSPATFARPGSSEQPAPRSAAPVAPPTVVAGVKLEPLTTGLGMEADDKLSVASMQQRILELTSHLEQEKQRSLSLGQQVQALQQRLAEQGQKSASSVTGSSRVEGNPTQQESAGRFVLLLDSFTLESEAKAFVARVGQVRFRDRPLPVSSRLIKMGESSWYRVGVGAFASRQEAEQVSRVLQERVGSAGLVVVADNW; encoded by the coding sequence ATGGACATCGGAACAAAAATCGACGGGGGACGGTATGTAGTCTGCCGTCCGTTCGGGCGTTGGGCGTTGGGGGATGTTTTTCTGGCGGAGGAGACGGGAACAGAGCGCCTGGTGGTGATGCGCTCGTTGCCGGAGATCTTTCTCTCCGCTGAGACGGAATTCTCTCAACAATTTGAAAAAACCATTGCCGAAATCCAAAAAGTTTCCGCCCATCCGGGGATCATGCCCTCCCTCGGCCACATACTGGATGCCCAGCGCAATCAGCGCTTTCTGCTCTCCCTCTACATCGACGGGGAGACGCTGGCCGCGTTTCGGAGCCAACGGCCCAACGGCCTGTTGTCACCTGACGATGCTTTGGAGATGGCGCGAAAGATTGCCATTGTCCTCAATCATGCCCACCTCGAAGGAGTCTGTCATCGCAATCTCAACCCAGGTAACGTCATCATTCTTCCCGGTGGTGAGGTTCGTCTGGTCAACTTTGGTCTCTCCTATGCCCTGCGCTCCCTGGCCTGGAGCCGGGGTGTCGACTTTGACCAGACCGTTTTGCAGGAGCAGGTTCCCTATGCCTCCCCCGAGCAGTATGTGGTCAAAAGCGCCGGTATGGGGCAGGGACGGGACACACTTTTGTTTGCAGAGCATGGTGGCGCCCGGTTTTTGGGGCAAACTCCGGATTCGGGCGGCGATATCTACGCCCTGGCGGTCATGTTTTATGAGATGGTGTCGGGCCGACCGCCTTTTTCGGATGCCGACCGCCTGGCATTGAGCGCCGCACGTTGGCGCAACGAGGGGCCCATCCCGCAAGCGTTGCCGATGTTGAGCGACGAGCAAAACATGATCCTGGAACGGGCGCTGCATTGGGATCCTCGGCAACGTCTTGCCTCGGCCATGGCTTTCATCCATGCCCTGACCCCTTCGCCAGCCGAGACCACCACCGAAGTCACGCCGGTTGCGGCAGGCGAGCCCGAACCAGGGACACCAGCTCTCCTGGACCGGCACGGTGATGTTGCCTCTTCTGCGATCCCGGAGAGGGAAGAAGAAGCGACATCGGAGCAGGTCGAAACATTCCCCGGCAACGACCAGGAAAATCGGGGCGCGTCCGCACGTTCTGTGCCTCTGACACACGAGGCTGCCTGGTATCAGGGTTTGGCATCCCCGGATGACCAGGATCGGCAGATGGATGCCGAAAGATCATTCTCCTCCGCTGCCGCCATGGAACAACCCCAGAGGAGTTATCTGTGGCTTTGGGTCGTTCTGGCCATACTGATCGTTGCGGGTGTCTTTGGTTTCCTATGGTGGGAGTCGGGAGAGGAAGATTCCGGTGTGGGCCTGCCCGATTCCACCACCTCGGCAGGCACGGGGCAGCTCCCCTCTCCCGAAGAGGCGCAGAGAGCGGACTCTTCCACCTCGACAGGCACGGAGCAACTCGCCTCTCCCTCTTCCTTCCTGCAACAGGCTGCGATCACCAAGGATGCCGTCATCTCCATGCCTGACTTGTCGAACAGCCTGGAGTCAGGCAACGTACAACCTGTGGCGGCGATCCCGGCGGTGGTCTCTTCCCCGGCAACTTTCGCCAGGCCGGGTTCCTCCGAACAACCTGCGCCCAGGAGTGCGGCGCCTGTTGCGCCGCCAACCGTGGTTGCCGGCGTCAAGTTAGAACCCCTCACCACAGGACTGGGTATGGAGGCCGATGACAAGCTCTCCGTGGCCTCCATGCAGCAACGCATTCTTGAGTTGACGAGCCATCTGGAGCAGGAAAAACAACGTTCCCTCTCCCTGGGGCAGCAGGTACAGGCCTTGCAGCAACGGTTGGCGGAACAAGGGCAAAAATCAGCTTCTTCCGTGACTGGATCATCCCGTGTCGAAGGCAACCCGACCCAACAGGAATCCGCAGGGCGCTTCGTTCTCCTGCTGGACTCTTTCACCCTGGAAAGTGAAGCCAAGGCCTTTGTCGCCCGTGTGGGTCAGGTACGTTTTCGGGATCGTCCTTTGCCGGTCTCCAGTCGGTTGATTAAGATGGGGGAGAGCTCCTGGTATCGGGTGGGTGTCGGCGCTTTTGCCAGCCGCCAGGAGGCGGAACAGGTGTCCAGGGTGCTTCAGGAGCGGGTCGGGTCGGCTGGCCTGGTCGTGGTCGCCGATAACTGGTAA
- a CDS encoding multifunctional CCA addition/repair protein — protein sequence MQAYQVGGGVRDRLLGLPTHDADWVVVGSTPAAMLARGFRQVGADFPVFLHPETGSEYALARTERKISPGHKGFVTHSDPAVTLAEDLCRRDLTINAMAWDATTGLVDPYGGQRDLAARVLRHVSPTFADDPLRVLRVARFAARFATLGFQVAPETLQRMRALAHSGELASLTPERVWQETVKALATEAPATYLRVLDACGALRVVFPELSALQGQTQPPQHHPEGDAWEHTLLVLEQISRMSSEPVVRFAALVHDLGKGETPPSLLPRHHGHEERGIGCVERLCQRLRIPGDFQRMGMMTAGLHGRVHRACEMQPKTMVRLLADADAFRNPARFGGILLACEADARGRGGYADVAYPQARLLRSALSTCLTVDTAPLLERGLTGKSLGNAIRQERVQRVRHLVASPAGAGVDQSSFSGKN from the coding sequence TTGCAGGCGTATCAGGTCGGGGGCGGTGTCCGCGACCGGCTTCTGGGTTTGCCCACACACGATGCCGATTGGGTCGTCGTGGGTTCGACACCCGCAGCCATGTTGGCTCGGGGGTTTCGCCAGGTTGGAGCGGATTTCCCCGTTTTTTTGCATCCCGAGACCGGGAGCGAGTATGCCCTGGCGCGCACCGAGCGCAAAATTTCTCCTGGACATAAAGGCTTTGTCACCCATTCCGATCCTGCGGTGACTTTGGCAGAGGATCTCTGCCGACGTGATCTGACCATCAACGCCATGGCCTGGGATGCAACCACCGGGTTGGTGGATCCGTATGGTGGTCAACGTGATCTGGCGGCGCGGGTGTTGCGCCATGTGTCGCCCACTTTTGCCGATGATCCGCTGCGGGTCTTGCGGGTGGCGCGTTTTGCCGCCCGTTTTGCCACGCTGGGTTTTCAGGTGGCCCCCGAAACCCTGCAACGGATGCGAGCCCTGGCCCACTCCGGCGAATTGGCCTCTTTGACCCCGGAACGTGTTTGGCAGGAGACGGTCAAGGCCTTGGCCACGGAGGCGCCTGCCACCTATCTGCGCGTTCTCGATGCCTGTGGCGCCCTGCGGGTGGTTTTTCCCGAACTGTCCGCGTTGCAGGGGCAAACCCAACCTCCGCAACACCACCCCGAGGGAGATGCCTGGGAACACACCCTCCTGGTTCTCGAACAAATTTCCCGCATGTCGTCCGAACCGGTGGTACGCTTTGCGGCCCTGGTGCATGATCTGGGCAAAGGTGAAACGCCCCCATCGCTCTTGCCCCGCCATCACGGCCATGAAGAACGTGGCATCGGCTGTGTGGAGAGACTTTGTCAACGGCTGAGAATTCCCGGTGATTTTCAGCGCATGGGCATGATGACAGCCGGTTTGCACGGGCGTGTCCACCGGGCGTGCGAGATGCAGCCCAAAACCATGGTACGCCTGCTGGCTGATGCCGATGCCTTCCGCAATCCGGCGCGTTTCGGGGGGATATTACTGGCCTGCGAGGCCGACGCCCGGGGGCGTGGCGGATATGCCGACGTGGCCTATCCCCAGGCACGCCTGCTGCGCTCTGCCCTGTCCACCTGCCTGACCGTCGATACGGCTCCGTTGCTGGAGCGTGGCCTGACCGGAAAATCCCTGGGTAACGCCATCCGACAGGAGCGGGTCCAGCGGGTGCGGCACCTGGTGGCGTCCCCGGCAGGGGCGGGTGTGGATCAGAGTTCGTTTTCTGGCAAAAATTGA
- a CDS encoding OmpA family protein, which translates to MFGRRYQKRHCADTEEKQEDYFASMTDMMVGVLFIFIILLMYFAIQLRQATDVQKDEVEKIRQERDALRQTVERLNGADASRRKLIEDVAERLHKEGIRVSLDMENGILHLPEEILFDSGSHELKPEGRHAIDVLAKALVQVLPCYAMVPAQVTPAACAGSTAGNRVETIFVEGHTDNTGTDTDQGKIYNWNLSTLRAIATFGLLDANPELGQLVNASENPIFSVSGYGWRRPVAGNDSPDNKRKNRRIDLRIVMERPSSRELERIQNQLLEKR; encoded by the coding sequence ATGTTTGGCAGACGTTACCAGAAAAGGCATTGCGCTGACACTGAAGAGAAGCAAGAGGACTATTTTGCCTCCATGACCGACATGATGGTGGGAGTTCTTTTTATTTTCATCATTCTCCTGATGTATTTTGCCATTCAATTGCGGCAAGCCACGGATGTCCAAAAAGACGAGGTTGAGAAAATAAGGCAGGAAAGGGACGCATTGCGTCAGACGGTGGAACGACTCAACGGCGCCGACGCAAGCCGCAGAAAGTTGATTGAAGATGTGGCCGAACGCCTCCACAAGGAGGGCATCCGCGTCAGTCTCGATATGGAGAATGGCATCCTGCACCTGCCCGAAGAGATTCTGTTTGACTCGGGTAGCCACGAGTTGAAACCGGAAGGCCGGCATGCCATTGATGTTTTGGCCAAGGCGCTGGTGCAAGTGCTTCCTTGTTACGCCATGGTTCCGGCACAGGTGACGCCTGCCGCATGTGCCGGCTCCACAGCAGGGAATCGGGTGGAAACCATTTTTGTCGAGGGACATACCGACAACACGGGAACCGATACCGATCAGGGGAAAATTTACAATTGGAACCTGTCCACCCTGCGCGCCATTGCCACCTTTGGCCTGTTGGATGCCAACCCGGAATTGGGCCAACTCGTCAATGCGTCAGAAAATCCGATTTTTTCCGTTTCCGGCTATGGTTGGCGTCGCCCGGTGGCAGGCAATGACTCGCCGGACAACAAACGCAAAAACCGCCGCATCGATCTGCGCATCGTTATGGAAAGGCCCTCGTCCCGGGAACTGGAACGCATCCAAAACCAACTCCTGGAGAAACGGTGA
- a CDS encoding Fic family protein, protein MKRDLQGHHVVVSTAGERALAFVPAPLPPRPPIDWTPELRGKFDQALLALGRLDSVSMLLPDTSLFLYMYVRKEAVLSSMIEGTQSSLADLLLFELDQEPGVPLDDVQEVSNYVAALNHGLQRLDEGFPFSLRLIREIHTVLLAKGRGSHQTPGEFRRSQNWIGGSRPGNAAFVPPPAEQVVEGMSKLELFIHDQPEPTPVLLKTALAHVQFETIHPFLDGNGRLGRLLITLLLCDQKVLRKPMLYLSLYFKTHRRYYYELLNNVRLIGEWEAWLDFFAEAVIATATQAVEAAKQLADLADEDRERIAGLGRAAPSALQAHRAMMEHPIATSNWLSEKTGLTPATVNKALERLEQLGIIRELTHKQRNRLFSYTRYVEILNRGTEPPDR, encoded by the coding sequence ATGAAGCGGGATCTCCAGGGTCACCATGTGGTCGTCTCCACGGCGGGGGAGAGAGCCCTGGCCTTCGTGCCTGCGCCGTTGCCCCCGAGGCCGCCCATCGACTGGACGCCGGAGCTGCGTGGCAAGTTCGATCAGGCGCTCCTGGCGCTGGGGCGGCTGGACAGCGTTTCCATGCTGCTGCCGGACACCTCTCTGTTCCTCTACATGTACGTTCGCAAAGAGGCGGTGCTCTCCTCGATGATCGAGGGAACCCAGTCATCCCTTGCGGATCTCCTCCTGTTTGAGCTGGACCAGGAGCCCGGCGTTCCCCTCGACGATGTCCAGGAGGTGAGCAACTACGTCGCTGCCCTGAACCATGGGCTCCAACGTCTGGACGAAGGGTTTCCGTTCTCCCTGCGCCTCATAAGGGAGATTCATACCGTCCTGCTGGCCAAAGGTCGTGGCAGCCACCAGACCCCGGGGGAGTTCCGGCGCAGCCAGAATTGGATCGGCGGCAGCCGCCCCGGCAATGCCGCATTCGTTCCCCCGCCTGCCGAGCAGGTTGTGGAGGGAATGAGCAAGCTCGAACTGTTCATTCACGACCAACCCGAACCAACGCCCGTTCTTCTCAAGACCGCCCTGGCCCATGTGCAGTTCGAAACCATCCATCCGTTCCTTGACGGGAATGGTCGCCTCGGACGGCTCCTGATCACGTTGCTTCTGTGCGATCAGAAGGTACTCCGTAAGCCGATGCTTTACTTGAGCCTCTACTTCAAGACCCACCGGCGCTACTACTACGAGCTGTTGAACAACGTCCGCCTCATCGGGGAGTGGGAGGCGTGGCTCGATTTTTTCGCGGAGGCCGTCATCGCCACGGCGACTCAGGCGGTGGAAGCGGCGAAGCAGCTTGCCGACTTGGCCGATGAAGACCGGGAGCGTATTGCAGGCCTCGGTCGGGCAGCTCCTTCTGCCCTGCAAGCACATCGGGCCATGATGGAGCATCCCATCGCTACCTCAAACTGGCTCTCCGAGAAGACAGGTCTCACGCCAGCCACGGTCAACAAGGCCCTGGAGCGGCTGGAGCAGCTCGGAATCATCAGGGAATTGACCCATAAGCAGAGGAACCGCCTGTTCAGCTACACCCGATACGTCGAGATCCTGAACAGGGGCACCGAACCACCGGACCGATGA
- a CDS encoding GGDEF domain-containing protein, with product MGIVLSLKNRSLESQANLLLTSYSSNLIEELDWYRRRSEHLARIYDLHKELSGKLDLASMVDAFSFWLTPHLRHDLVAYRSEARHRSHVVCSMHGPRRQELMDYALRLLEAPPPVGCGSCDGHPGLRFCLVDLNPDGPTEAILMLHRANPDTESVLVPFMGEMAVELRGPLERALAYEDLYDQARRDMLTGLVNRRVFHERLEQELSKAQRYGAPLVLAGLDLDHFKDVNDLMGHGKGDEVLRLVSATLSRMVRDTDVLARVGGDEFSLILTNTDLDKAEHLLDRLCQSVADLNIQAPGAERLGVSIGFARWERNESMETFVTRVDDAMYRAKAAGRCRVSR from the coding sequence TCTCTGGAGAGCCAGGCGAATCTGTTGTTGACCAGCTACTCCTCCAATCTCATCGAGGAACTCGACTGGTATCGGCGCCGAAGTGAACACCTGGCCAGGATCTATGACCTGCACAAGGAGTTGTCCGGCAAATTGGATCTGGCCTCCATGGTCGATGCGTTTTCATTCTGGCTCACGCCACATTTACGGCATGACCTGGTGGCTTATCGCAGCGAAGCACGCCACCGGAGTCATGTGGTCTGTTCCATGCACGGCCCACGGCGTCAAGAGTTGATGGATTATGCCCTTCGCCTCCTGGAGGCGCCGCCGCCGGTCGGGTGTGGATCCTGTGATGGTCACCCGGGTTTGCGCTTCTGCCTGGTCGACCTGAACCCGGATGGACCGACGGAAGCCATCTTGATGTTGCACCGGGCGAACCCTGACACGGAGTCCGTTCTCGTGCCATTCATGGGGGAGATGGCGGTCGAATTGCGGGGACCGCTGGAACGCGCTTTGGCCTACGAGGATCTCTACGACCAGGCACGACGGGACATGTTGACAGGACTGGTGAACCGGCGGGTGTTTCATGAGCGCCTCGAACAGGAGCTCTCCAAGGCACAGAGGTATGGCGCCCCCCTGGTGCTGGCCGGTCTGGATTTGGACCACTTCAAGGATGTCAATGATTTGATGGGACATGGGAAAGGGGACGAAGTCCTGCGTCTGGTCTCCGCAACCCTGTCCAGAATGGTAAGGGATACGGACGTGTTGGCGCGTGTGGGGGGTGATGAATTTTCCCTGATCCTGACCAATACAGATCTGGATAAGGCCGAACACCTTTTGGACCGATTGTGCCAGTCGGTCGCGGACCTGAACATCCAGGCGCCAGGTGCGGAGAGACTCGGGGTGAGTATCGGATTTGCCCGTTGGGAACGGAATGAATCCATGGAAACGTTCGTGACGCGCGTCGACGATGCCATGTACCGGGCCAAGGCTGCGGGCCGCTGCCGGGTCTCCAGATAA